Genomic segment of Rhodococcus sp. W8901:
TCATGTTGCCGCCGGACCCGATCAGGAGCAGTCCAGCTGCGATCCCGAGTGCGACGACGCCATACCCGTACACGTCGCGTTGGTTTCGACGGGAGAACCGGTGCGGTAAAGCGTTGTCGTCAGCCAAAATTCGCATCAGCGTCGGCAGGCCACCGTAGGACGTGTTCGCGGCCAGCGCCAGCAGTATCACGGTCGCAAACTGGACGACGTAGAAGCCGACACCGTTCCCGAGCGCGGCAGCAGTCACTTGCGAGAGGACAGTCGCGTTCGTCACCGGGACGATGGAGAACTTCTCGATGAGCACCGCTAGGCCCAGCAGCATCACCCCAAGGAGCACCCCCAGAGTGACCTCGGCCCGCTGCGCGTTGGCGACCCGAGGTCTACGGAAGCTGGGGACCGCGTTGGCGATCGCCTCGACCCCTGTCAGCGCAGCACACCCACTTGAGAACGCCTTCAGCAGCAGAAGCACACCAATGGTCTGAGACTGCAGCACCAACTGCTCCTGACTCAGAACGCTCGCCGGTTCGGACCGCCACAACCCCACGATGATCACGGTGAAGATACCGGCGACGAACACGATGGTCGGGGCCATGAACGTGCGCGCGGAGTCCGCGATGCCCCGCAGGTTCAATGCGGTGATACCGGCGAGAATCGCCAGGACGATCCACAGCGTGTGGGGCGCAAGACCCGGGAACGCCGACGTGAGCGCGGCGACTCCCGCGGCGATCGACACCGCGACATTGAGTACGTAGTCGACGATCAACGACGCGGCGGCCGTCAGCGCAGCTCTGTCACCGAGGCGGCGGCGCGCGACGGCATACGCGCCACCCCCGGCGGGAAACGCGGCGATGACTTGCCGATAGGACGCCACCAACACGGCAAGAAGCACTGCAATCGCCGCGGTCACAGGAAGTGTGAAACCGAGCCCGACACCGCCCGCAGCAGCCAGAACCAGGACAATCGCCTCGGGGCCGTACGACACCGATGCCATCGCGTCGAGAGACAGGCCGGCCAGACCCGTAGCGACGGACAGCTTGCGCTTGCCCTCGCCACCATCCGCGGTACCCGTACGGAGTCCGCCTGCCCTGGTGCGACCCGCGTGAACTCGGCGATCCTGCACAAACACGGGCCTCACCGGACACCCCCGGACCGGCGTCGGGACAACGGCGCCCGGTCACTGGCGTGTTCCTTGGCCGCCACATCACCGCGCTGCGAACCGAAACGGTCTACCGGGGTCGCGTCAGCGCTCCCGATTGCTACGGGCGCCGTGCGAGTGACCACTGCCCGGTCGCAGCCATCCCAGCGCGCATTGGCGCGGCGGAATATCAGGGCAATCAACAAGAACGACACGACCACCAGGATCGAAGCGAGTGACTCACTCAC
This window contains:
- a CDS encoding APC family permease, translating into MFVQDRRVHAGRTRAGGLRTGTADGGEGKRKLSVATGLAGLSLDAMASVSYGPEAIVLVLAAAGGVGLGFTLPVTAAIAVLLAVLVASYRQVIAAFPAGGGAYAVARRRLGDRAALTAAASLIVDYVLNVAVSIAAGVAALTSAFPGLAPHTLWIVLAILAGITALNLRGIADSARTFMAPTIVFVAGIFTVIIVGLWRSEPASVLSQEQLVLQSQTIGVLLLLKAFSSGCAALTGVEAIANAVPSFRRPRVANAQRAEVTLGVLLGVMLLGLAVLIEKFSIVPVTNATVLSQVTAAALGNGVGFYVVQFATVILLALAANTSYGGLPTLMRILADDNALPHRFSRRNQRDVYGYGVVALGIAAGLLLIGSGGNMNALVPLFAIGVFVGFTIAQAGMVRHWREVRSTGWAWRATLNAVGAVLTGTAALVTAGMKFTEGAWLIVLALPLLVAGMERVRAAYSHISEQLTTASVQTMPQSAPADRATVLVPVSGVNELTRRALSVASAMTAEPVAIHVCSRPQAVQELQRAWQKRYPDVRLILIEEIGHSVGGSLAHYIHRHLSGRRPTFVVIATIDPATTWHQFLPSHRADEIAHRLRKDTDAVVCRITFHVAPIHNPALRA